The sequence below is a genomic window from Thioclava nitratireducens.
GTCGCTGCCGCCCTGTGCCACGGCCGAGCTCGCCAAGGGAGAGGGCGGTCTGGACCTGCAGGTAATGACGCAGGCCGAGGCCGACGGCGTGCCGGTCGAGGCGCTGGAGCCGTGGGACACTGTCTTCAAGCTGTTCAACGGCATCACCGAGACCGAGGCGCTGGAAATGCTCCGCGCGGCAGTGATCGGCGCGCCCTTGGCTGACGATATGGGCGTGACGATGGGCGATCTCTATTTCCGGGGCGAACCGCGCCTGATCTGGGAACTGGCGCGCGAACAGGCCGTCACGGCAGGCATGAATGCCGATGAGGTCGAGCGCCAGATGAAGCTCTCCGAGGATCTGCTGATGGTCGCCCGCAACCGCAACTGGCTGCCCAAGATCGAAGCCGCGGCGAAGCAGGGGCCGGTCGTGGTCGCGGTGGGCGCGCTGCACCTTTCGGGTAAAGAGGGGTTGTTGCGGTTGCTCGAGAAGGACGGCTGGAGCATCGAGCGGCTCGATAGCTGAGACGTCGAAATGCAGTTTGCCCCGGGGCGACCCGCCCCGGTCCGCGCCTGTCCGGTTGCTCGCTTGCGGCTCTTTCCGCATCGCCAGACCCCTAGGTGACAAGCCCAGACACAGCGCCTATAACCTGCGCCGACAGTTGATTATCCGAGAGGATCTCCCCATGACGATTAAGGTTTTCGGCCACAAGGCCCCCGACACCGACTCGACCGGCTCGCCCATTGCCTGGGCGTGGTATCTCAACGAAGTCAAAGGCACCCCGGCCAAGCCCTGCCTGCTGGGCGAGCCCAATACCGAGGCGGCTTTCGTCATCGAGCATTGGGGCCTCGACAAGCCCGAGATCATCTCTGACGTGGAAGAAGGCGAGGACGTGGTCGTCGTCGACACCAACAACCCCGCCGAGCTGCCGAGCGGTATCAACGCTGCCAACGTCATCCAGATCATCGATCACCACAAGCTGACCGGCGGGATCGAGACCAAGGGACCGATCGACATCACGATGCGCCCGCTCGCCTGCACCGCGACTATCCTCTACGATCTGATGGGCGACGACGTGGCGAAAGCGCCGCGCGGCATCAAGGGCGCGATGCTCAGCTGCATCCTGTCGGATACGCTGGAATTCCGCTCGCCCACCACGACCGATCACGACCGCGCCGTCTGCGACGCGCTGGCGAGCGATCTGGGCATCGACATGCACGAGCTGGCCGAGAAGATGTTCGAAGCGAAATCGGACGTCTCCGCCTTCACCGATGCAGAACTGCTGCGGATGGATTCCAAGGAATACCCGGTCGACGGCACGACCTTCCGCGTTTCCGTGCTGGAGACCACCGCGCCGAAGATGGTGCTGGACCGGAAGGCCTCGCTGATGACCTCGATGGAAGAGGTCGCGAAGGAAGACGGCGTCGATCAGGTGCTCCTGTTCGTGATCGACATCCTGAAGGAAGAGGCGACGCTGCTGGTGCCGAACGATCTGGTGAAGGGCGTGGCCGAGAAGAGCTTCGACGCCACGGTCGAGGGCGATACTGTGGTGCTGCCCGGCGTTATGAGCCGCAAGAAGCAGATCATCCCGTCGCTCAAGGTCTGAGCTTTCGGGATTTGAGATAGGGAAGGGGCGTCCGGTCGGGCGCCCCTTTTTCTTCTTTGGTCGCCCAGTTCGGGCGCAATCGCGAAGCGGGAGCATTTTGCTCCGGCGCGGGGCGACCAGCCCCGGGCCGCGCCCGACCCTCCCCCCGGGAGGGCGCATTGGCGATGTCAGCGCGGGCACCACCGAACTTCGGGCTTGCGAGATAAACCGCCAAGCCACCCGCCGATCGAAGCGCTCA
It includes:
- a CDS encoding TraB/GumN family protein, which produces MKFAKLLRPLLAPALSLCLALPAWAECRGTNIFDALPKAEQEALTAAADSAPFSRGLLFSATKGTEKITLAGTYHLPDPRHDKLVGALSKALEKASRLLVEAGPDEQARLEHAIQTDPTLMFSTGKTLPQMMSEQDWNMTKAALAAHGMPAFLAAKMRPAFVAMTLSLPPCATAELAKGEGGLDLQVMTQAEADGVPVEALEPWDTVFKLFNGITETEALEMLRAAVIGAPLADDMGVTMGDLYFRGEPRLIWELAREQAVTAGMNADEVERQMKLSEDLLMVARNRNWLPKIEAAAKQGPVVVAVGALHLSGKEGLLRLLEKDGWSIERLDS
- a CDS encoding manganese-dependent inorganic pyrophosphatase; this translates as MTIKVFGHKAPDTDSTGSPIAWAWYLNEVKGTPAKPCLLGEPNTEAAFVIEHWGLDKPEIISDVEEGEDVVVVDTNNPAELPSGINAANVIQIIDHHKLTGGIETKGPIDITMRPLACTATILYDLMGDDVAKAPRGIKGAMLSCILSDTLEFRSPTTTDHDRAVCDALASDLGIDMHELAEKMFEAKSDVSAFTDAELLRMDSKEYPVDGTTFRVSVLETTAPKMVLDRKASLMTSMEEVAKEDGVDQVLLFVIDILKEEATLLVPNDLVKGVAEKSFDATVEGDTVVLPGVMSRKKQIIPSLKV